In Curtobacterium sp. L6-1, a genomic segment contains:
- a CDS encoding alternate-type signal peptide domain-containing protein, whose product MHKIMTGTIASAAGVALLLGGAGSFALWNAEASSAATGVRSGTLTLTTLDDGAWTDITNGRTDTIDPTKVLMVPGNTYRFTQTLVVGATGKDMRAQLTYAPQSITGDQGLIAATTRTLEVTSSSAGLRKTSDTVFEVTPAEGRSTVRVVFTIALPESATTGQGGSVDVGALAFTLTQTAIGS is encoded by the coding sequence ATGCACAAGATCATGACCGGCACCATCGCCAGCGCCGCCGGGGTCGCCCTCCTCCTCGGTGGTGCCGGCTCCTTCGCCCTCTGGAACGCCGAGGCCAGCAGCGCCGCGACCGGGGTGCGGTCCGGCACGCTCACCCTGACGACCCTGGACGACGGCGCGTGGACGGACATCACGAACGGCCGGACCGACACCATCGACCCGACGAAGGTGCTCATGGTCCCGGGGAACACGTACCGGTTCACGCAGACCCTCGTCGTCGGCGCGACCGGCAAGGACATGCGCGCGCAGCTCACCTACGCCCCGCAGAGCATCACGGGCGACCAGGGGCTGATCGCCGCGACGACGCGCACGCTCGAGGTCACGTCGTCGAGCGCCGGGCTCCGCAAGACCTCGGACACCGTGTTCGAGGTGACGCCCGCCGAGGGTCGGTCGACGGTCCGCGTCGTCTTCACCATCGCGCTGCCCGAGTCGGCGACGACCGGGCAGGGCGGATCGGTGGACGTCGGCGCCCTGGCGTTCACCCTCACCCAGACCGCGATCGGGTCCTGA
- a CDS encoding M73 family metallopeptidase: MTRTAPPTGRHRAVRRRRLWPVGLALGTAVLVAVVGSGGTYALWDRSASTRASTVRSGTATVVVSPLTAMYRTPLAPGDSTTGTFSVRNTGSVPLSIRLSLTGTKVAYAGDVPAAAVLDELTLRLSAVGRASDCRSGLGGYSARPAAFDTGSGYYTLPVGVAGTACLEMVLDADAPQSVAGAVTDFTLTVTGTQVVR; this comes from the coding sequence ATGACGAGGACCGCACCACCGACCGGGCGACACCGCGCCGTGCGCCGGCGACGCCTGTGGCCGGTCGGGCTCGCGCTCGGCACCGCGGTCCTCGTCGCGGTGGTCGGGAGCGGCGGCACCTACGCCCTCTGGGACCGGAGTGCCAGCACCCGGGCGTCGACCGTCCGGTCCGGCACCGCCACGGTCGTCGTCAGTCCGCTCACCGCGATGTACCGGACCCCCCTCGCACCCGGCGACAGCACCACGGGGACGTTCTCGGTGCGCAACACCGGCTCGGTGCCGCTCTCGATCCGCTTGTCCCTGACCGGCACGAAGGTCGCCTACGCGGGGGACGTCCCTGCCGCAGCGGTGCTCGACGAGCTGACGCTCCGGTTGTCGGCCGTCGGTCGGGCGTCCGACTGCCGGAGCGGCCTCGGCGGCTACAGCGCCCGACCGGCGGCCTTCGACACCGGCTCCGGGTACTACACCCTGCCGGTCGGGGTCGCCGGGACGGCCTGCCTCGAGATGGTCCTCGACGCCGACGCCCCGCAGTCCGTCGCCGGCGCGGTGACCGACTTCACGCTGACCGTGACCGGGACGCAGGTGGTCCGGTGA